Proteins encoded by one window of Massilia sp. NR 4-1:
- a CDS encoding type IV secretory system conjugative DNA transfer family protein, translating to MKLHLISFASALLVAGAHAEDVGTAVGVRQAKTTASTQSLNELLAMTSPGRSGLSGVRSQVLQEAGRTLGFRGGLKQCGYQLAAGLEARANVLEQIFQISTLVTVEGVLPPVIEEASDVAAFDEDQFRTADHVYRIARPERFVSVPPTWRDYLLAGLVINGPLDMPDTDILPKDEGETALWRNAITSGWNEGCKQGEAILAANFNRLTRDFTGMLRYSTLIQQGRIQRTKIAESVQIATGNGQRLAIGDRHRRITDKATLETNPRNWTPTSLMAKPKEKDKVVSTGNAVRDPQP from the coding sequence ATGAAACTGCATCTCATTTCGTTCGCTTCCGCTTTGCTGGTGGCAGGCGCTCATGCCGAAGATGTCGGTACGGCAGTCGGTGTGAGGCAAGCCAAAACCACGGCGTCGACGCAATCCCTGAATGAACTGTTGGCCATGACATCGCCGGGCCGTTCTGGTCTGAGCGGAGTCCGCAGCCAGGTACTGCAGGAAGCTGGCCGCACGCTTGGATTCCGAGGCGGATTGAAACAATGCGGGTACCAGCTTGCGGCCGGGCTGGAGGCAAGGGCCAACGTGCTGGAGCAAATCTTTCAGATTTCTACCTTGGTGACGGTTGAAGGCGTGCTGCCGCCAGTGATTGAGGAAGCAAGTGATGTGGCCGCGTTCGACGAAGATCAGTTCAGAACGGCGGATCACGTCTATCGCATCGCGCGACCGGAGCGGTTCGTCAGTGTCCCGCCGACATGGCGGGATTACCTCCTGGCCGGACTTGTCATCAATGGGCCACTGGATATGCCGGATACCGATATCCTGCCCAAGGACGAGGGGGAAACGGCCTTATGGCGCAACGCCATCACTAGTGGGTGGAACGAGGGATGCAAGCAAGGGGAGGCCATTTTGGCCGCCAATTTCAATCGCCTGACGCGGGATTTTACTGGCATGCTCCGGTATTCAACCTTGATCCAGCAAGGGCGGATTCAACGCACCAAGATAGCGGAAAGCGTGCAAATCGCGACCGGCAACGGACAGCGCCTGGCAATCGGCGACCGGCACCGCAGGATCACCGATAAAGCGACGCTCGAAACCAATCCACGAAACTGGACGCCGACTTCGCTGATGGCAAAGCCGAAGGAAAAAGACAAGGTCGTCTCGACCGGAAATGCCGTGCGTGATCCGCAACCATAG
- a CDS encoding DotD/TraH family lipoprotein (Members of this family include DotD of type IVB secretion systems and TraH of plasmid conjugative plasmid systems, both lipoproteins.), with amino-acid sequence MSNNSANPIDFPISHSTLSAKQEDIMYRNFSLLFLVMLAGCASVPTSQPSASVAMIDQQILEAASKVQAAQAELYRVGALNQPAATPADADAGPAGGITLSWKGDALALLGKLAAERGMDFSPLGTHLPLPVVVNVSRASFEQVINQLRSQVGYRATIELSDNVMRLQYNRPRN; translated from the coding sequence ATGTCCAACAACAGCGCGAATCCGATTGATTTTCCAATTTCGCATTCTACTCTTAGTGCAAAACAGGAGGACATTATGTACCGCAATTTCTCTTTATTATTCCTTGTCATGCTGGCCGGCTGCGCCAGCGTTCCAACATCGCAGCCGTCTGCGTCAGTCGCAATGATCGATCAGCAGATTCTCGAAGCTGCAAGCAAGGTCCAGGCCGCACAGGCTGAGCTATACCGTGTCGGCGCGCTGAACCAGCCCGCCGCCACGCCCGCCGACGCGGATGCGGGGCCGGCCGGCGGCATCACGTTGTCGTGGAAAGGGGACGCACTGGCATTGCTGGGAAAACTTGCTGCCGAACGCGGTATGGACTTCAGTCCGCTAGGTACACACTTGCCATTACCCGTGGTCGTCAACGTCAGCCGGGCGTCATTTGAACAAGTGATCAACCAATTACGGTCGCAGGTCGGCTATCGGGCCACGATCGAGCTTTCCGATAATGTCATGCGGCTTCAATACAACCGCCCACGCAACTAA
- the traI gene encoding TraI/MobA(P) family conjugative relaxase has protein sequence MLAKVPPRRKESKSSFADLIRYMTQREEDKEELTDELDPSDRRRQLKVLEHAAGNLKSAEDHLRPAGRAPAIDAVAVRVRAEGVRRPAKAHEFEHGRIGDGSPGSDGETLNDHTYQRSVAAARDYLQAAEGYLGSPREADRDFQARARTRRTYLAFYAEAVARRHGRHAGGIGEAEFIQLTGPVQRLKTAERIVCEHNCLSLATAGAEMKAVAAQNARVKNPVYHVMVSWPAQEHPSNDEAFACGAHVLSAVGMTGHQYVFAIHRDTNNAHMHIAVNRVHPETFSVVYPVRDFYKLDKAMRELELRFGWSHDNGPYVVCERNGIPVVEWRAVAKETKGHKPSAAADMERHGDQESFISYVQGEPRSTLMPLLSRDDLTWQQLHAHLGQYGLALREKGQGLAVYDLHAAGTTPVKASDMHEALSKGRLTKRLGAYEVPVMEAAVALVDAYDKFRPPKRDEDSRAVARLQRAEMRRDLAERYKQYRAQFSFKRLAPEEVCRRFAVLRTEARQRRLLVRTMYTNKADRKAQYSIIAFETLRARERLREQIQAERLQLRAAFQGSFLNYRKWVEQLAALGDAAAISQLRGWAYGTQRACERTAGRVASQRNLICGDADQDPAAVPICDGVAFRVRRDGAICHRTGRGVIDHGGHIEVVGELVPDSVCQLALLLAYERFGTNCRVQGHPEFQQQVHQLMTEWLDRDALQQEVVRIRQRVQSPQISQANHLSHVQQQRESD, from the coding sequence ATGCTTGCCAAGGTTCCACCCCGGCGCAAGGAAAGCAAATCCAGCTTTGCCGACTTGATCCGTTACATGACCCAGCGTGAAGAAGACAAGGAGGAGCTAACCGATGAACTCGATCCAAGCGACCGACGCCGACAACTCAAAGTTCTTGAGCATGCTGCTGGAAATCTCAAATCAGCAGAAGACCATTTGCGCCCAGCTGGACGAGCTCCTGCTATTGATGCAGTTGCCGTCCGAGTCCGTGCTGAGGGTGTTAGGCGGCCTGCTAAAGCCCATGAATTCGAACATGGACGAATTGGCGACGGCAGTCCAGGCAGTGATGGGGAGACTTTGAATGACCATACATATCAACGAAGTGTTGCCGCTGCTCGAGACTATCTCCAGGCAGCAGAAGGATATCTCGGCTCGCCTCGCGAAGCTGATCGAGATTTTCAGGCACGAGCCAGAACCCGTCGAACCTACCTTGCGTTCTATGCTGAAGCCGTTGCGCGAAGGCATGGACGACATGCGGGAGGCATTGGTGAAGCCGAATTCATCCAGCTGACAGGTCCGGTCCAGCGGCTGAAAACAGCGGAGCGCATTGTCTGCGAACACAATTGCCTTTCCCTGGCAACCGCAGGCGCGGAAATGAAGGCGGTTGCCGCGCAAAATGCACGGGTGAAAAATCCGGTTTATCACGTGATGGTGTCGTGGCCCGCCCAGGAGCATCCATCCAACGATGAGGCATTTGCGTGCGGCGCGCATGTATTGAGTGCCGTGGGAATGACGGGGCATCAGTATGTGTTTGCCATACACCGCGACACCAATAACGCTCATATGCATATCGCGGTCAACCGGGTACATCCCGAAACATTCAGTGTTGTTTACCCGGTGCGAGATTTTTATAAACTGGACAAGGCAATGCGTGAATTGGAGCTGCGTTTTGGCTGGTCGCATGACAATGGGCCGTATGTGGTTTGTGAGCGCAATGGCATTCCCGTTGTCGAATGGCGTGCAGTCGCAAAGGAAACAAAAGGCCATAAGCCGTCCGCCGCAGCGGATATGGAGCGCCATGGGGACCAGGAAAGTTTTATCAGCTATGTCCAGGGAGAACCAAGAAGCACACTGATGCCGCTGTTAAGCAGGGATGATTTGACCTGGCAACAATTGCATGCGCATTTAGGGCAGTATGGCCTCGCTCTTCGTGAGAAAGGGCAGGGACTGGCCGTTTACGACCTCCATGCGGCAGGTACGACGCCAGTCAAGGCGAGTGACATGCATGAAGCGCTGTCGAAAGGGCGGTTGACGAAGCGGCTGGGAGCCTATGAAGTACCAGTGATGGAGGCTGCTGTTGCGCTTGTCGATGCCTATGATAAGTTCCGACCGCCGAAGCGCGATGAAGATAGCAGGGCGGTGGCCAGATTGCAGCGCGCGGAAATGCGCCGTGATCTCGCCGAACGATATAAGCAATACCGCGCGCAGTTTTCGTTCAAGCGGTTAGCTCCAGAGGAGGTGTGCCGCCGGTTTGCAGTATTACGCACGGAGGCGCGCCAGCGAAGGCTGCTGGTGCGGACCATGTATACAAACAAGGCCGACCGCAAAGCGCAGTACAGCATTATTGCGTTCGAAACACTACGGGCGCGGGAACGCCTGCGGGAGCAAATCCAGGCCGAGCGCCTGCAGCTTAGGGCCGCGTTCCAGGGAAGCTTCCTGAACTATCGAAAATGGGTCGAGCAACTCGCCGCCTTGGGTGACGCCGCCGCCATCAGCCAATTGCGCGGCTGGGCCTATGGAACCCAGCGTGCCTGCGAACGAACGGCCGGCCGCGTCGCATCACAAAGAAATTTGATCTGCGGCGATGCCGATCAGGATCCGGCCGCGGTGCCGATTTGCGATGGCGTGGCATTTCGCGTACGCCGGGACGGTGCCATCTGCCACCGCACGGGAAGGGGCGTCATTGACCATGGGGGACACATTGAAGTAGTCGGGGAGCTGGTGCCGGACAGCGTTTGCCAGTTAGCGCTTCTGCTGGCCTATGAGCGCTTCGGTACGAACTGCCGTGTGCAGGGGCATCCGGAGTTTCAACAGCAAGTCCACCAGTTGATGACTGAATGGCTGGACCGGGACGCACTGCAGCAGGAAGTCGTCAGAATCCGGCAGAGAGTTCAATCTCCGCAAATCAGCCAAGCGAATCATTTGTCGCATGTCCAACAACAGCGCGAATCCGATTGA
- the mobA gene encoding plasmid mobilization protein MobA translates to MVTQEKRKKSKLIMVRVAPDDHEALRQLAQDASMTIPAYMLACALGRKVRSQAATHIIEELRRLGCQQRDLARSASDAMSVQYGTVLVEIIGAMRRLGG, encoded by the coding sequence ATGGTCACACAGGAAAAGCGCAAGAAATCCAAACTCATTATGGTTCGCGTCGCCCCCGACGACCACGAAGCCCTGCGCCAGCTTGCTCAAGATGCCAGCATGACGATCCCAGCCTATATGCTCGCATGCGCCCTGGGCCGCAAAGTGCGCAGTCAGGCCGCCACCCATATCATCGAAGAACTGCGCCGCCTCGGCTGCCAGCAACGCGACCTGGCGCGATCAGCCAGCGATGCAATGAGCGTCCAATACGGCACCGTGCTGGTGGAAATCATCGGCGCCATGCGCCGTCTGGGGGGCTGA